In the Mytilus trossulus isolate FHL-02 chromosome 1, PNRI_Mtr1.1.1.hap1, whole genome shotgun sequence genome, one interval contains:
- the LOC134694819 gene encoding F-box DNA helicase 1-like: MNVSPKRTKVENGLTHPDIANGNTVYFDRLPDDELLEIIFAQLPVESLNSICNRVCKRFNRIISSERFVPWKKKYHRLKRMLINPVIFLIDMGSPADYLVKLIRYMKEFKPITAGNMIQCLERHNKYNWAKALMEERVTDCLLNEEPNPWCCITVLVIISQTVYDIQEIIQCLLIPTSHCTSIELLECLYCIATFLYAFKTVKSDDVWNGLHYRLFYALYLYENSRPVRQDELKVENSSPAIMGEFETTNNNKAEQENFAQKRSNGP; encoded by the exons ATGAATGTATCTCCAAAACGAACCAAAGTTGAAAATGGCCTCACACATCCAGATATTGCAAATGGTAACACCGTATATTTTGACAGACTTCCAGATGATGAATTACTTGAAATCATCTTTGCCCAGCTTCCAGTTGAATCCCTAAACAGCATATGCAACAGAGTTTGCAAGAGATTTAACAGAATTATTTCGTCAGAGAGG TTTGTTCCCTGGAAGAAGAAGTATCACAGACTAAAGAGGATGTTGATAAACCCAGTGATATTTCTGATTGATATGGGTAGCCCTGCTGATTACCTTGTCAAGCTTATTAG ATACATGAAAGAATTTAAACCAATTACAGCAGGAAATATGATTCAGTGTTTAGAGAGGCACAACAAATATAACTGGGCAAAAGCACTGATGGAAGAAAGAGTCACTGACTGTTTATTGAATGAG GAGCCCAACCCTTGGTGCTGTATCACAGTCCTAGTAATTATATCACAGACAGTGTATGACATCCAGGAGATAATCCAGTGTCTACTGATACCTACGTCTCATTGTACCTCTATAGAGCTACTGGAATGTCTCTACTGTATTGCTACATTCCTGTACGCCTTCAAGACTGTGAAAAGTGATGATGTGTGGAATGG GCTTCATTATagattattttatgccttgtaCTTGTACGAAAACTCAAGGCCAGTCAGGCAGGATgaattgaaagttgaaaattcaTCTCCAGCCATCATGGGAGAATTTGAAActacaaacaacaataaagctGAACAAGAAAATTTTGCACAAAAAAG AAGTAATGGTCCTTGA
- the LOC134710130 gene encoding uncharacterized protein LOC134710130, with product MIRGLKRPCGDCVYFILDEDSCFTCSLKKIMTEGSITAEPVCRKMTSIWSSYKEGQQQDSHELLHIMMQEIKEKCFGSDNTLYSEEKRLFYVQEKSLLNCNSCQAASSTKAAFSSFSLPIEKHQNIAEAIGGYFKSEQVERKCDLPSL from the exons ATGATTCGTGGTTTAAAGCGTCCGTGTGGTGActgtgtatatttcatattag ATGAAGACAGCTGTTTCACATGcagcttaaaaaaaatcatgacagAAGGTTCCATAACTGCAGAGCCTGTATGCAGGAAAATGACAA GCATTTGGAGTTCTTATAAAGAAGGTCAGCAACAAGATTCACACGAGTTGCTGCATATAATGATGCAAGAGATTAAGGAGAAATGCTTTGG GTCAGACAATACTTTATATAGTGAAgaaaaaagattgttttatgTGCAGGAGAAGAGCTTGT TGAATTGTAACAGTTGTCAAGCTGCATCCTCAACAAAAGCTGCATTTTCCTCATTTAGCTTGCCCATTGAAAAG cATCAGAATATTGCTGAAGCCATTGGAGGCTATTTTAAAAGTGAACAAGTTGAAAGGAAATGTGATTT gCCTTCTTTATAA